In Listeria monocytogenes, the following proteins share a genomic window:
- the gatC gene encoding Asp-tRNA(Asn)/Glu-tRNA(Gln) amidotransferase subunit GatC codes for MSNISKETVEKVANLAKLEVSETEATAFAGQLGKIIELVEQLNTLDTTNVEPTSHAIDVSNVLREDVATKGLDRKEVLKNAPDEQDGMFKVPTIMEQ; via the coding sequence TTGTCAAATATATCAAAAGAAACTGTAGAAAAAGTAGCAAACCTTGCCAAACTAGAAGTATCAGAAACCGAAGCAACTGCTTTTGCTGGTCAGCTTGGTAAAATTATTGAGCTAGTAGAGCAATTAAATACTTTAGATACTACAAACGTAGAACCTACCAGCCATGCAATTGACGTATCCAATGTATTACGTGAAGATGTGGCAACAAAAGGGTTAGATCGTAAAGAAGTACTAAAAAATGCACCAGATGAGCAAGACGGCATGTTCAAAGTACCTACAATTATGGAACAATAA
- the gatA gene encoding Asp-tRNA(Asn)/Glu-tRNA(Gln) amidotransferase subunit GatA codes for MGLFDFSVKELHDKLVKKEISPFDLVSESFNRIESVEDKVGSFITLNKEAAFGVAEELGDAGIDPNNMLAGLPIGIKDNIVTKSLRTTAASKILENFDPIYDATVVSKLKNAQTINIGKLNMDEFAMGSSTETSYFHKTHNPWDLSRVPGGSSGGSASAVAAGEVLFSLGSDTGGSIRQPAAFCGVVGMKPTYGRVSRFGLIAFASSLDQIGPITKNVEDNAYLLEAISGLDANDSTSINQPVERFSDSLTGDIKGLRIGVPKEYLGEGVDPGVKQAVLDALKTLEKLGATWDEVSLPHSEYGVASYYILASSEASSNLSRFDGVRYGYRSPNATTLEELYTKTRSEGFGDEVKRRIMLGTYALSSGYYDAYYKKAQQARTLIKQDFVNVFENYDVIIGPSSPTTAFKIDGMINDPITMYSNDILTVPINLAGVPAISVPCGFSDGLPVGLQIIGNYFEESLLYKVAHAFEQETTFHKEKPNL; via the coding sequence TTGGGTTTATTTGATTTTTCAGTAAAAGAACTACATGATAAATTAGTAAAAAAAGAGATTTCACCATTTGATTTAGTATCAGAATCTTTCAACCGAATTGAATCTGTAGAGGACAAAGTTGGTTCTTTTATTACTTTAAATAAAGAAGCAGCATTTGGTGTCGCAGAAGAACTTGGAGATGCTGGTATTGATCCTAACAATATGCTTGCAGGTCTTCCAATCGGGATTAAAGATAATATTGTTACAAAAAGCTTGCGCACAACAGCAGCAAGTAAAATTTTAGAAAACTTCGATCCAATTTACGATGCAACTGTTGTGTCTAAATTAAAAAACGCGCAAACAATTAATATCGGAAAATTAAACATGGATGAATTTGCGATGGGATCTTCGACAGAAACATCGTATTTCCACAAAACACATAACCCGTGGGATTTATCAAGAGTTCCTGGTGGCTCTTCAGGTGGTAGTGCATCTGCAGTTGCAGCTGGCGAAGTTTTATTCTCGCTTGGTAGTGACACTGGCGGCTCGATTCGCCAACCAGCAGCTTTTTGTGGGGTAGTCGGAATGAAACCTACATATGGCCGTGTATCTCGTTTTGGTTTAATTGCCTTTGCGTCTTCCTTAGACCAAATCGGTCCAATTACTAAAAATGTAGAAGATAATGCCTATTTACTAGAAGCAATTTCTGGTTTAGATGCAAATGATTCAACTTCCATCAACCAACCAGTTGAACGCTTCTCAGATAGCTTAACAGGAGACATTAAAGGCTTACGCATCGGTGTTCCAAAAGAATATCTTGGCGAAGGCGTTGATCCTGGCGTAAAACAAGCAGTATTAGATGCGCTTAAAACACTTGAAAAACTTGGCGCGACTTGGGATGAAGTTTCTTTACCTCATTCTGAATACGGTGTAGCAAGTTATTACATTTTAGCATCTAGTGAAGCTTCTTCTAATCTATCTCGTTTTGACGGCGTTCGTTACGGATACCGTTCTCCAAACGCAACTACTTTAGAAGAACTTTATACAAAAACTCGTTCTGAAGGCTTTGGCGATGAAGTAAAACGTCGTATTATGCTTGGAACATATGCGTTAAGTTCTGGTTATTACGATGCTTACTACAAAAAAGCACAACAAGCGCGTACGTTAATTAAGCAAGACTTTGTTAATGTATTTGAAAACTATGATGTTATTATCGGACCTAGTTCCCCGACAACAGCATTTAAAATTGACGGAATGATTAACGATCCAATTACAATGTATTCCAACGATATTTTAACTGTTCCGATTAACTTAGCAGGTGTGCCAGCTATTTCTGTTCCTTGTGGATTCTCAGACGGCTTACCGGTAGGATTACAAATTATCGGTAACTACTTCGAAGAATCATTACTTTACAAAGTAGCGCACGCATTTGAACAAGAAACAACATTCCATAAAGAAAAACCAAACTTATAG
- the ligA gene encoding NAD-dependent DNA ligase LigA — translation MADKKRYEELINILDQYSYDYYVIDNPTVEDAEYDQKMQELLKIEEAHPEWVTPESPSKRVGGEVLEGFKKVAHDTPMLSLANAFNQEDLADFDRRIRDKVGDDIAYMCELKIDGLAVSLQYENGKYKQGATRGDGTIGEDITANLRTIRSIPMKLQKDYSIEVRGEAFMPKRSFQKLNEIREEEGQMLFANPRNAAAGSLRQLDTKIAASRNLDIFLYAVADFGEMGVETHSAGLDMLETLGLKVNKERRLCNSLEEVYAYIEEWTEKRAGLAYDIDGIVLKLNNLEQQRQMGTTVKSPRWSIAYKFPAEEVPTKLLDIELNVGRTGVITPTAVLEPVRVAGTTVSRASLHNEDLITEKDIRIGDTVLIKKAGDIIPEVIKSITEERSGSEEPFHMPKNCPTCDSELVRLEEEVALRCINPKCPAQIKEGLIHFVSRNAMNIDGLGEKVIIQLFSQHLIKDVADLFFLSKEKLLELERMGEKSVTNLLASIEASKQNSLEKLLFGLGIRHVGAKAAKSLAIHFDTMDNLKVADKETLTSINDIGEKMADSIVTYFANEEVHDLLEELKRAGVNMTYTGPKLEDMSEEELVFAGKTVVLTGKLEKLTRNDAKALIESLGGNVSGSVSKKTDVVVAGSDAGSKLAKAEELAIPIWSEEDLIEYLPDEGGLNE, via the coding sequence ATGGCTGATAAAAAAAGGTATGAGGAACTAATCAACATACTTGATCAGTACAGCTATGATTATTATGTAATTGATAATCCAACAGTAGAAGATGCCGAATACGATCAGAAGATGCAAGAACTACTTAAAATAGAAGAAGCGCATCCCGAGTGGGTTACACCTGAATCTCCGTCAAAACGAGTTGGCGGAGAAGTTTTAGAAGGTTTTAAAAAAGTAGCACATGACACACCGATGTTAAGTCTTGCCAACGCTTTTAACCAAGAAGACTTGGCAGACTTTGACCGCCGAATTCGCGACAAAGTGGGCGATGATATTGCTTATATGTGCGAACTTAAAATTGACGGACTAGCAGTATCTCTTCAATACGAAAATGGTAAATATAAACAAGGTGCTACTCGTGGTGATGGAACCATTGGGGAAGACATTACTGCTAACTTGCGTACAATTCGCTCCATCCCAATGAAACTTCAAAAGGACTATTCCATTGAAGTTCGCGGTGAGGCTTTCATGCCAAAACGCTCCTTCCAAAAACTAAATGAAATTCGTGAAGAAGAAGGCCAGATGTTATTTGCCAATCCACGAAATGCTGCGGCTGGCTCGCTTCGACAATTGGACACAAAAATTGCAGCGTCGAGAAATCTTGATATCTTCCTTTATGCAGTAGCAGATTTTGGCGAAATGGGCGTTGAAACTCATAGCGCCGGCTTAGATATGCTTGAAACACTTGGTCTTAAAGTCAATAAAGAACGCCGACTTTGCAACAGTTTAGAAGAAGTTTATGCGTACATTGAAGAATGGACAGAAAAACGCGCCGGCTTAGCATACGATATTGACGGCATTGTTTTAAAATTAAACAACCTAGAGCAACAACGCCAAATGGGGACCACCGTTAAATCGCCTCGTTGGTCGATTGCTTATAAATTCCCAGCCGAAGAAGTACCAACTAAGTTACTCGATATCGAATTAAATGTTGGTAGAACAGGTGTGATAACTCCCACCGCCGTGTTAGAACCAGTGAGAGTGGCAGGAACAACCGTTAGCCGCGCTTCGCTTCATAACGAAGATTTAATTACGGAAAAAGACATCCGCATTGGCGACACCGTTTTAATCAAAAAAGCTGGCGATATCATTCCAGAAGTCATTAAAAGCATCACCGAAGAACGTAGCGGAAGTGAAGAACCCTTCCATATGCCGAAAAATTGTCCAACGTGCGACAGTGAATTGGTTCGTTTAGAGGAAGAAGTGGCGTTGAGATGTATTAATCCTAAATGCCCAGCTCAAATAAAAGAAGGACTTATCCACTTTGTTTCCAGGAATGCGATGAACATTGATGGCCTCGGCGAAAAAGTGATTATCCAGCTGTTTTCACAGCATTTAATTAAAGATGTAGCAGATTTGTTTTTCCTTTCGAAGGAGAAACTGTTAGAATTAGAAAGAATGGGTGAGAAATCAGTAACTAATTTACTGGCATCCATCGAAGCAAGTAAACAAAATTCGCTTGAAAAATTACTTTTCGGCTTAGGCATTCGCCATGTTGGTGCAAAAGCCGCCAAATCACTTGCCATTCATTTCGATACAATGGATAATTTGAAAGTAGCAGACAAGGAAACACTGACAAGTATTAACGACATTGGTGAAAAAATGGCAGACAGTATTGTGACCTATTTTGCGAATGAAGAAGTACATGATTTATTAGAAGAACTAAAAAGGGCTGGCGTCAATATGACCTATACAGGGCCAAAACTAGAAGATATGTCTGAGGAAGAACTTGTTTTCGCAGGTAAAACCGTTGTCTTAACTGGGAAATTAGAAAAGTTAACGCGGAATGATGCAAAAGCATTAATCGAATCCCTCGGAGGAAATGTTTCTGGAAGCGTCAGTAAGAAAACGGATGTTGTTGTAGCTGGCAGTGATGCTGGTTCTAAACTAGCCAAAGCTGAAGAACTAGCCATTCCTATTTGGTCAGAAGAAGACTTAATAGAGTACTTACCAGACGAAGGTGGATTAAACGAATGA
- a CDS encoding CamS family sex pheromone protein codes for MKKLIIAALGLTLVLSGCAPKLDSNDKVVQKDDSKAETGIMTKNQISSNYYKTVLPYKASKSRGLVVSNIYSRYDINELEAGLMRVSQNKYSPDNYLFQEGQYLDKETLEKWLDRKSDKNPNGLNPESNGNGENRNPIYLAHILEQDYLKQTDKDTVALGGISIALAMNSVDYYQKEKYGDTYEQAISDSDLLAQGKEMSATVLNRIRQTKGLENVPVTIAIYKQGARDAVAPGNYIAYATANGDSLSGWKDIDEKNYVLPSTESAKDHKTDNDNFLNFKKAIEDYYPNFTGVVGRGRYEDGQLAELNIDIPLQFYGEAEIIGFTQYVTDLVGQHIPKTADLQVNISTTDGPAALITRKANEDAATAHIYD; via the coding sequence ATGAAAAAACTCATAATAGCAGCGCTCGGCTTAACGCTTGTGCTCTCTGGCTGTGCCCCAAAACTTGACTCAAATGATAAAGTGGTACAAAAAGATGATTCCAAAGCGGAAACGGGCATCATGACAAAAAACCAAATCTCATCCAATTATTACAAAACCGTACTACCATACAAAGCAAGTAAATCTCGCGGCCTTGTCGTATCGAATATTTATTCACGATATGATATTAACGAATTAGAAGCTGGTTTAATGCGTGTTTCTCAAAATAAATACTCTCCAGATAATTACCTTTTCCAAGAAGGGCAATATTTGGATAAAGAAACGTTAGAAAAATGGTTAGATAGAAAAAGCGATAAAAATCCGAATGGGTTAAATCCAGAAAGTAATGGTAACGGCGAAAATCGTAATCCAATCTATCTAGCGCATATTTTAGAACAAGATTATTTGAAACAAACGGACAAAGATACCGTGGCACTTGGCGGGATTTCTATCGCACTAGCGATGAATTCAGTCGATTATTATCAAAAAGAAAAATACGGAGACACTTACGAACAAGCCATTAGCGATAGCGATTTATTAGCACAAGGGAAAGAAATGTCTGCCACTGTGTTAAATCGTATTCGCCAAACAAAAGGTTTAGAAAATGTTCCCGTAACGATAGCTATTTACAAGCAAGGTGCTCGTGATGCGGTAGCTCCAGGAAATTACATTGCGTATGCAACAGCTAATGGTGATAGTCTTTCTGGTTGGAAAGATATTGATGAAAAAAATTATGTTTTACCATCAACTGAATCTGCCAAAGATCACAAAACTGACAATGACAACTTCTTGAATTTCAAAAAAGCAATTGAAGATTATTATCCAAACTTCACAGGTGTCGTTGGTCGTGGTCGATATGAGGACGGACAACTAGCTGAACTAAACATTGATATTCCATTACAATTTTATGGTGAAGCAGAGATTATCGGCTTTACACAGTATGTAACGGATTTAGTTGGACAACATATTCCAAAGACTGCTGATTTGCAAGTCAATATTTCAACAACGGATGGTCCAGCTGCATTAATTACAAGAAAAGCAAATGAAGATGCAGCAACTGCTCACATTTACGATTAA